Below is a window of Blastopirellula marina DNA.
ATGTGCCCATGTTCGTCGGGCGGAACGATCTGGGAAGTAAGTTGCCCGCCAATCCACGACGTTTCCTCGGTCATCACCACCTTCAGCCCGCGACGCAACGCTCCGATTGCCGCAGCGCAGCCCCCCAAGCTTCCTCCGATGATCGCGACATCTGCTGAAAGCTCTGGTTGCTCTTTGGCCGTTTGCGCAATGAGCCACGGAGCTATAGAAACGGTTCCCGTTGCGGCAACGGCGGACTGTAAGAGACGACGACGATTGAGCGACATGGTGAACTCGAGACTGAGAGGTTGGCAAGCGATCAGGCAATTGCGTGAACCGCAATTCATCAGAGGAATTGGAAGGTGATTGTCTGGAGGGGAGCAAAAGTGATGTTAGCAAATTTACTATGTCAGCCCGCGAATGACCAGCTTTGAGGTGAACTTAACCCGAGAGCGGATGCTAGGCGAATTATGGATTCGCTGGGCCTTGCCGTTGTTCGCTAAGTCAGATTGTCCAGGGATTCCAGTTGTTGCAGGTCCGTCAGAAGGGGGGCGTTCGGATAAACACTGATTTTTTGGCCTTATAGAACAGATCCGTACCGTTTGTTGAGGTCAGCCGATGGAAGAACAATGGGTCAACTGAAATTCCAAAAAATGAAATACGTCTATGTTAGATTGGAATGACGCAACGATTAATTTGATCTCGCCCGATTTCATTGTCTTTCAGCGGAAATGGCCTACCTCATGAAATCTGCTTACCTATGTTTCCGTTTGCTCTTGCTTGGTGCATTTATCCTATCAGTTCGTTCGACCGTTTGCTGGGCACAATCGGAGACTAATCAACCGGGGAACCTAGCCGAATTGACATCTGGCTTCGAGACGCTCGCACCTGGACCACTGGTGGAAGGAAGTGACAAGTCGGGAACATGGTCGGCAGATGCTGGCCATGCCGAGATCCACACAATGCACCAGCGAGGAGGAAAAGCCTCGCTTCGACTCATGGGTGGTGTAGAGCGGAGTGTTGTTTGGACGCCACATGATTTTGCTGGCGATACCGATCGGCTTGAATTCTGGTACGAACGATGGACTTCGCGACCTCCGTTTTCCTTTCACGTCGAATTGCTGAGCGACGGTGAATGGACATCGGTGTTTCACGATGCGGGAAAAGCGGAGGTAGGTAGTTTCAAGAATCACGTTTCGATTCCGTTAAAGGGGAAGCTGCCAGAACAAGTTCGCTTTCGTAGCACGACCCCGCCTGCGTCTGGTGTGATGATCGACGATTTCTACCTGGGTGGCGTTGTACCGAAAGTGGTTAAATCGATTTCGGCCAGGCAATTCGTGGTGCCTGTTCTCCTGCGCAACGAATGGAACCCGATCCTGCAAATAGAGATTGACGTGCAGGGCACCGAAGGTGAGTTGACCTTGGAAGCGGTACAGATTGAACTTGGCGGCTCGCTTGAAATCGAGTCAATCGAGAAAGTGGAAATCATCGCCAGTGAAACACCTCAGCCAGCGTGGTTTACCATCTCGGATATCGCGAAGATGGCCGGTGTTCAGGTTATCGGCGTGTCGACGCGTCCCCAAGCAAGCATGGAAGTTGGCGTGCAAACCGAATTAGCGCGGGGAGCGAACTACTTTTTCGTTTCGGTCAAGTTGAAGGATACTACGGACGTTTCGCAAAACTTGCAGATCGCTTGCCCGACCGTCAAGATTAGCGGCGAAACACGTGCGTTGAACCCGCCGAGGCAAGAGGCACCTTTACGCATCGGGCATGCCCTACGTCGCGCCGGAGAGAAGGGCGTTCATACCTATCGAATTCCAGGCCTTGCTACGACAAAACAAGGGGCGCTGATTGCGGTTTACGATGTTCGCTATCGCGGCAGCGGCGATTTGCCCGCAGATATCGATGTGGGGATGTCGCGGAGTGTCGATGGTGGTCGAAGTTGGGAACCGATGCGGATCATCATGGACATGGGGAGCGATCCGCAATGGAAGTACGATGGTATCGGTGATCCCGCCGTTCTGGTCGACGCAAGAACGGGAACGATTTGGGTTGCTGCATTGTGGAGCCACGGTAATCGAGCATGGCATTATTCCAGGCAAGGATTGGGTCCTGAAGAAACCGGACAGTTGATGCTGGTTCGCTCGGCTGATGATGGCA
It encodes the following:
- a CDS encoding sialidase family protein, whose amino-acid sequence is MKSAYLCFRLLLLGAFILSVRSTVCWAQSETNQPGNLAELTSGFETLAPGPLVEGSDKSGTWSADAGHAEIHTMHQRGGKASLRLMGGVERSVVWTPHDFAGDTDRLEFWYERWTSRPPFSFHVELLSDGEWTSVFHDAGKAEVGSFKNHVSIPLKGKLPEQVRFRSTTPPASGVMIDDFYLGGVVPKVVKSISARQFVVPVLLRNEWNPILQIEIDVQGTEGELTLEAVQIELGGSLEIESIEKVEIIASETPQPAWFTISDIAKMAGVQVIGVSTRPQASMEVGVQTELARGANYFFVSVKLKDTTDVSQNLQIACPTVKISGETRALNPPRQEAPLRIGHALRRAGEKGVHTYRIPGLATTKQGALIAVYDVRYRGSGDLPADIDVGMSRSVDGGRSWEPMRIIMDMGSDPQWKYDGIGDPAVLVDARTGTIWVAALWSHGNRAWHYSRQGLGPEETGQLMLVRSADDGKTWSKPVSITQQIKNPDWNLAFNGPGKGITMKDGTLVFPAQFQDENRIPHSTIIYSVDHGATWKIGTGAHPETTEAQVIEIRPGQLMLNCRYNDASSRVVMITSDLGKTWQEHGTSKNALIEPVACMASLIDVDQELGENTGGWLLFSNPNNLSSRQSITIKASNDLGQNWPEKYQLLLDEGRSAGYSCLTMIDHETVGILYEGSASKLVFQRIPLRDVIDKVSEFNAAP